CTAAAAAGGGTACCCAACTCCATGCCCCATTCTTTGGAGGGGTTTTAATAGAGATCTAGGGTTTGTCCTAAGGACATCTAGGGAGGCAGGGCAGAGTTGGTTTTGGCCAGCTTTACCACTCTTAATACCAACTTAGAAAATAGTTCAAAGGTAGCTCTAGGGATTTGGGATGAGTCCTAGCCTCCCCTCCCTGCTCAGGCAGCAGGATGAAAGGCACAGGACTTACCTTGAGATCTCGATGCACAATGCCCAGGTCATGTAGGTAGCCTGGAAGAGAACGAGCTTGAAAAGTAATGTTCTCCTTCCCACCCTCACTGCCTTTTGAGCTTCCCCAACAGCCCCCACCACCTCATCCCTTTGTCCCTCCTCGAGGCCCTTGGTCAGCATCCATTCATTCTAGAGCCTCCCTGGGCCTGTCCTCCCTTCTCCCACCACTGTGCTGAGAGTTCTTCCATGTGTTTCTAGGATCCGTGTCCCCAGTGCATCACTTACCTATGCCTAGGGCCAGCTCAGCAGCAAAGAGGCGGACGGAAGGCTCAGAAAAGCAGCCAACAGTGGCCCAGAGAGAGTATAGGTCTGTGCTGTAGTAGTTGTACACTGCAAAGGGTCCCTGGGTCAGGGCCTGGTTTTGCCTAGGGCCCAGGGTGCCATGGACTTTCCCACCCCAAATGGTGCCACCCTTTTCTCCAGGGCTGGACTTAGGtctcgggggggggggcagggaagtAAGGGACCCTCTCCCCTTGATGACAGTGTCAGTGTGGAGACCTTGGAGAGGAGGGCAGAAAGGAGGGAGACCATGGAGGGGGCTCACTAGTGAAAAGGTGCCGCTGTCCCTGCCAGCTGCCTCCCAAGCCACTCACAAATGGGTGGCGGATCTGGCGCTGGGGATTAAGAGAACAGGTGGTCAGGCCAACAAAGGAAGCACTTGTTAAGGGAAGAAGGGATGAGTCAAGCACCACCTGGCTGGGCAGAGGGAGCTTCTGCCTGGCTCATCCCTCAGCTGAGATGGATGTGTGCAACATCTGGTCCTGCCAACTGACCCTCACCCCTGCCTGGCACAAGTAGGGCCAAGTAGCCTGTCTGTAGGGTCCTActtaagaaagaggagaggggatgTCTGATCAGTGCCCAAAAGTGCAATGATGAGTTGAAGTATTGGGTCAGGTCTGCTAAGCCTATGAGCTCATGTGAGCGCAATGGCAGGGAGGCCTCTCTAATCCACAGGGCTGAGTGCCCCTGCCACCACCCATTGTCTATCTCCTCCCAAGGCCAAGATTCTACAATCCTCAggacctccctcctcctcctccatctctcaGCTTCAAGTCTTCCCTGGGCATACCTGAATGCTGACCTCCTCCTTGCACTGCCTCAAGCTGTCTTGCTGAAGGACTTCTACCTTGGGGACCACCTGTAGCAGGAGGGCAGGGGCAGAAAGGCAACTGAAACCTCTCCCCACTTACTGGTCCCTCACCCCAGGACAGGATAATTAGAGGAGGGCTGTGAGGGGGAGACAGCCATAAGGTCCTTTACCTTCACAGCCAACAAGGCTCCCAGGTCACAATCTAGCACCTTGAGGACAGTTCCAAAGGAGCCTTTGGCTACAAAACCTAGAACCTACacagagaaatgaagagggaggaaagaggagttcTGAGGTATCCAGCTTTTCCCTAAGATGCTATATGGCATCTTGGCTAGGGACTTGGTTGACCCACCTTGAGCTGCTGCTGCCCCTGAGGGGGCTGGATGGGAAACTCAGGCAAGAAGAGGGCAATGAACTTCGGCACTGGCCATTCAGTCAGGGACTTCTCTACTGTCTGCAGGGCTGGCTCCAGGGACCCTGGATGGGGGCACTGGGGATCCTGCTGTCTCCACAGCTGGTCCAGGCCTGTTATGGTGGTCCCCACACCTGACAAGAGTCGCTTCCAGCCCCGAACCCAGGGGCCCTGGATAGGGAGGATGCTGTCACCCTGCTGAGAGCCAAGGGGAGCTATACTGAGCTCCCTTCTGCCCACCTGGGCTGCCTTTCTCAGCAGGTTCCAGCCCCTTTGGGGTTGCTCAGCGCAGTGCAGTCGGCTCTTCTCCGTGCACCAGCCTGTATTCTGTTCATCGAACACAGCTTGGCATTGCCTAGTCCTGGGCACAAAGCCAGATTCTCACTCTCATGGGTCCTACACCAACCCCATTTCCACAGGacacttccttttcatttctgagcTGGGACCACTtatcccttctcccctctttcGGTTTTCTCACAGCTCTCATCCTGGTCATCTTCGCTTGCACTCTTTCACTCCCCCCCCCCTGGCATTTTTCCCTACCCTGGGCAGAAAACCAAAGCTGCCCCGGCCACTTACCTTGTGGGGAGGGGACCGCCGGCTGCCTGCTACTCCCATCCCGCCAGAGGCTCCCCAGCTGCCAGACCCCTCTGTCCCAGTTACATAAGCAGGCCCACCCCTTTGTGATGCATCATTCATGAGTCCCACCCCCAGCTCCATTATTCATGGTGCCTGCCTCCTGCTCCACTTAGACTTCTGGGTACACATTCCCAGAGAGCCGGCTGCACAAAGAGCAATGTCCCCGACTTTAGAGTAAGTGTCTAAAATGCAGACCTACTCCCTAACCACCGAAGGGGGACAGTGATTCTAGGCGGcacaaatgaagaaaggaaggaaggcacaAGACAAGGTCTTCATCACACAGGAATGGCCAGGGATAGGAAGGATGGGCAAAGGCATCTCGTCCCCAGGCCACAGCTACAGAGTGGGGCTAGGAGCCACCAATAGCAAACACAGAAAAGTGGGGTCCACGCATTGGATAGAAGCACAAAACAGCATCAGATTTaaaatcatctttctttctttctttctccttgaatCTCATTttgtcaccaccaccaccaccaccaccaccaccactgagGGCTTGCccaaagggagaggataagggaccCATGGCTAGTTCTGGCACTCGGTGACATCCTCCCAGCAGAGCTTGGCACAAAGACTGGGCAAGGATGGGAGGGTGGTTCCCCCCTCTAGCACACAAAGTCCCCTTTCTGAACAAGGCTACAGAAGTGATGAGGCTGAGAGAGGGACTGGCCCAGCCCACAGCTTCCTTCCCCTGGCACATGGGGAAAGGTTAcacatagaaatatttatagaaactatttataaaaatgtaacacTTCTGCTCTGCATCTGCTACCCCTTCCCCATTCTCCTCTGGCCCCGGAGGGAAGGACCCATCACCTATGTCCCTGCTCTGGGCTTTGACCCCAATGCCCTGGATCTTGTGGCAATCTCACACAGGAACTGGCAGCAGTGGCATCGGCCACTAGGCCCTCCAAGGGGACCGATGCTGCCCTTCCTCATAGCCCAGCACAGGTGTCATTCCCTAAGGCCCCCACATATCCCCAGGAGCAGGGGGAGTTCCACCCCCTGCCCCCACCCTGAGTCGCCTGGGGCCAGAGTCCAGACTTGCCCCACAGGGGCTTTCTCTGCTCATTTTCTCCTGCCGAAAATGGACTTCTTGCTGGGGTTCTTGTCACCCACACTCAGACCGATGAGGAGCCGAGCTTTCTCGTCCTCCTCCTGCTGCTGAACGGCCAGGTCCGACTTTGTTTCAAGCTTCCCTCGGCTCTCAGAGCCCGCAGCTGGCTTCAGTCTTAGCTTCTCCTTGATCACCTAgtgggattggggaaagggggcaCAAGGGTCAGGGAATCTGACATTAAAATGCTCTGGTCAGTTTAAAAGTACttagtgagggggcagctgggtagctcagtggattgagagtcaggtctagagacaggaggtcctgggttcaaatcaggcctcagacacttcccagctgtgtgaccctgggcaagtcacttgacccccattgcccactcttaccactcttccacctaggagtcaaaacacagaagttatgggctaaaaaaataaaaaaataaataaaagtacttaGTGAGCACTGGCTCAGCAGGGCACTCACTGCATTCAGCTTTGGGGCAGACACAAAAGGAGAGATTCAGCCTGCCCTGCCCTGAGTTTGGGGTCCACAGTGAGATCCTGAATAAGTGGGAGAATCCCTCAAGTGGTGGCATGTATCTGAATTTTCactttttgaaattataatttatgtaaaatgcacacataaaatgtgaaaatataaagagtgaaTTCAAATAATGCAGCCTCATCAGGAGATTAATTGTTCACACTAATCATATGTAACCTATAGAGAGAATAGACCCTCCCCAACCCAGTGGCCCACATACCTTCCCCAcccgcccccacccccaaggctctaaccttctgtcttttatcagttctaagacagaagggcagtaagggctgggtaaagagggttaactgacttgtccagggtcctatAGCTAGAAGGGTCTCAAGACAgagtctgactccaggcctggctcactgttcactgtgccacctaactgcccatcaGCCTTTAGTTCTAAAGGCTTACGCTTAGAGTAATTTAAGAGTTTATAGAAAgcttttctcacaacaatcctgggaggaaggtgttCAATGTACAATCTGACACCTGGGGCTTAACAAAGTCGGGAGGGTGTTCACTCCACAGACAAGAACACCGAGACTCAGCCAAGGTTACAACTGGtggagctgagtcttgaagcCAGGTTTGTGCACTGTATCATGCTGGACCCCCAGGGCTATGAACAGAGTAAAAGCCTTCAGTAAGATCTGCTGAATGAATCCATCCATGATCTGAACATGgtcacagggaaagggaagacaGCCTGGAAGTCTCATGTTTTGCCACCAACCCTTGGGCACACACCTGGGCAACCAGGGCTTTGCGGCTGTCCCTCTTGACGGCCATGGCAAAGTCCAGCCATGTCCACGTGTTGTTGTGATACTCTAGACACGGTAGAACTAGGTTAAGGTCACCCCAATCCACACTGTTCTTCTCGCCCTATGGGggcaggggagaaagagagagaaaacacattAGCCTCTACCAACAAGCAAGCCAGCACCCATTATTAAGGAGCAGAGATTTGCCGATGCgatttccccctcctcccaacacAACAGGAACGGGCACCTCGACTCCTCGAGGAGTAGAGAGAGCTCCAGACATCACCACTGAATCTCAACCACCTCCCAAGGCTGCAGAGCTCCCTCCTGCTCCTGCCCTGGCCCCAGATTGCACAGGGGAGGTCCAGACCTTATAGCTGACACAAAGTGGAACTTGGGGGATCTTGATGTAGATGAAGGAGTTATTCATGGCTGCTCGCTCCTTCATTTTGTCTATGTCATCCACAGGGTGCTAAGGAAGgcagaagaaatgaaaaccatCTGGGAGAGGGTCACTCGTCACCCCTTCCACTCCTGTCTCCCCCAAGGGAAGCAGGAGAAATATCCAGATGGAACAAAGAGATTCCCACCATGGCCTTCCCACTAGCCAGTATACCCAAGGAGAGAGTGGGTACCTCGGGTGCTTTGCGGAATGACCTCCTGACCCCAGAGCTGCGGTTCAGGCCCTGAGCCACCCCCTTGCCAGGGCCCAGAGATACGGCATCATCTGTTGTGATCAGCTGCCGTGGCTTCACCACCGGCATACCTATGGGAGAGCGAGCAGGCCAGCCATCACCCCCTCTCCGTGGCTATAGCTCCTTCCGAGGGCTTCCACCCCACTCATGTGGGGCCCCATCCCGAGGCCCTCACCCGTGGTCACAAGTTTGGACTTGTCCTCCTCATCCCCAACCTCCTCATCCTCCATGCTACGACCAGGAAAGAAAAAGCCCATCATTCGATGGAAGAACTGGTGTGTCAGTTGGATGGTGAGAGGAACCACATTGACCTACAAGAGATGAAggcaaaagaattattttaaatagtcaGTTCTTcatagaagagaaacaaagaaggcCAAAAATCATACTCCAATAAATGGTCAATAGCTATGAAAAACTGTTTCTCAAAGGAATTGCAATTACTTAGTCATATGATAgaaagctctaaatcactaataaggagaaatttaaatcaaaacaattctgatgttTCAGGTCACACTCAacaattggcaaagatgacaaaatatgaGAATGATCAATGTTGGAAGAGTTGTGCAAAGATATGCACACCAGtgcattgctagtggaattgCAAATTGTTCTAATCTTTCTGGAAAGCAAACTGAGATAGgcaaagtgactaaaatgtccttATACTTTATTGTTAGGTTATACATATCAAGGAGgtcagtgacaaaaaaaaaagccccaacacaccaaaatattgataacagcacttttcatggtagcaaagaactggaaacaaagcagatgtctatcaactggggaatggcgaAACAAACAGCGGTACATGCATGTAAGGGAATATTGTTGTGGTGTAAGAAATGAGGGATGTAATGAATATGGAGAAGCACGGGGAACAcatacatgaaatgatgcaaagaaagAAGCACAATCAGGAAAACAACACACACAATGACTacagcaatgtaaatggaaataacCACTTCAAAATAATCAGGACTAGATGCTGGAAAGTAACAGTGGCTGTCAAGCTCAGCTCCAAAGAGGTATGAGAACCCTCCCTTGAAGAGATGAGAGACAACAGGAGTGGGCTACACTTATAGTGTCAGGCTTTTTTAATGTGCTGCTTGGTTTTGtggaaattttcttccttttttttttatcataaaggaTGAGGAATATAGtgggaaatataaattatatgaacaaagacatcaataaaaatttactacaaaaaaaaggcaaataaaaaaacaaagttgGCTCCTGTCTCTCAGCCTAACAGTCCTGTCTCTAGTCTCCGCTTTGTCCAGGTCCCCTTAGACTTTCTAGAGTTAGCTTTACCTCACCTCAAAGTGCTCCTTGATGGAGATGCCGCCGACAGGAGGCCGGACTTTGCTGAACAGGCGCAGGGCCAGCTGCCGACCAGACTGGCAAGAGCTCTGGGGTCGTAGCACCACCTGCGGGATGTACAGGGGGAAAGTGAAGCTCTGCCCAGAACCTCCAGCCCCTCTTCTAGGAACCAAAGAGTCCTGTAGAGCCAGGTCAGAACCAGAGCCTGGTCTTGAGGCCCACTCTTCACAGTGCTTTCTGAGGAGGTACGTGG
The window above is part of the Gracilinanus agilis isolate LMUSP501 chromosome 4, AgileGrace, whole genome shotgun sequence genome. Proteins encoded here:
- the RSKR gene encoding ribosomal protein S6 kinase-related protein translates to MGPLSSPFGQALSGGGGGGGGGDKMRFKEKERKKDDFKSDAVLTRQCQAVFDEQNTGWCTEKSRLHCAEQPQRGWNLLRKAAQVGRRELSIAPLGSQQGDSILPIQGPWVRGWKRLLSGVGTTITGLDQLWRQQDPQCPHPGSLEPALQTVEKSLTEWPVPKFIALFLPEFPIQPPQGQQQLKVLGFVAKGSFGTVLKVLDCDLGALLAVKVVPKVEVLQQDSLRQCKEEVSIQRQIRHPFVSGLGGSWQGQRHLFTMYNYYSTDLYSLWATVGCFSEPSVRLFAAELALGIGYLHDLGIVHRDLKMENILLDERGHLKLTDFGLSRHLPQGGRAYTICGTLQYMAPEVLRGGPYNHVADWWSLGVLLFALAAGKFPLQAEKDHVAMLRSVTHCAYEVPASLSQGLSLLLQELLCHNPLHRLRYLYHFQAHPFFRGMAFDPELLQKQPVSFVLEARAALPAPDETVPFQDFDCDLVSLSAHPCPA